A region from the Aegilops tauschii subsp. strangulata cultivar AL8/78 chromosome 5, Aet v6.0, whole genome shotgun sequence genome encodes:
- the LOC109774942 gene encoding F-box protein SKIP19-like, protein MDDAAPLVSEPPARDWSLLPLDVLSLIFPRVGAVDVLMGAGLACRSWLEAAKLLELWRAVDMDKHQVVFWKDDDVLCAMAKAAVDRSDGQLRSFAGKLFVTDELMKSPSLTTLRLVSCRDLFLGRVIQESSLLELRSLELYDISLTVGDLTVVLECCPLLEVLWVRNCFRIDEEDEHALPAKFSRIKTLTLL, encoded by the exons ATGGACGACGCGGCGCCGCTCGTGTCTGAGCCGCCGGCCAGGGACTGGTCGCTGCTGCCCCTCGACGTTCTCTCATTGATCTTCCCCCGGGTCGGCGCCGTCGACGTCCTCATGGGCGCCGGCCTCGCGTGCCGCTCGTGGCTCGAGGCGGCCAAGTTGCTAGAATTGTGGCGAGCCGTGGACATGGACAAACACCAGGTCGTGTTCTGGAAGGACGATGATGTCCTGTGCGCAATGGCAAAGGCGGCCGTCGATCGTTCCGACGGACAGCTTCGGTCGTTCGCCGGCAAGCTATTTGTCACCGATGAGCTCATGAA ATCACCCTCGCTGACCACCCTTCGGCTTGTATCCTGCCGTGACCTCTTCCTTGGCCGTGTTATACAAGAGTCGTCTCTGCTGGAGCTGCGTTCCCTGGAGCTCTATGACATTTCCCTCACCGTCGGTGACCTGACCGTTGTCCTGGAGTGCTGCCCTCTCCTAGAGGTTCTTTGGGTGCGCAACTGCTTCCGGATCGACGAGGAAGACGAGCATGCCCTGCCAGCGAAATTCTCCAGGATCAAGACCCTGACGCTTTTGTGA
- the LOC120964157 gene encoding putative F-box/LRR-repeat protein 23 — MDHAAPRARDWSLLPLDVLSSIFIRIGAVDVLMGAGLVCRSWLEAAKLPEVWRAVDMDKHEVVFTKCNVVLRAMAKAAVDRADGQLRSFAGKLFVTNELIKYIVERSPSLTSLRLVSCHVHYLASVMQESPPMELRSLELDDTYLTVKDLTSVVESCPLLEVLRVRNCVQVYKKDEQALRAKFARIKTLKIERDGATVSIHN; from the exons ATGGACCATGCGGCGCCGCGGGCGAGGGATTGGTCGTTGCTCCCCCTCGACGTTCTCTCCTCGATCTTCATTCGGATCGGCGCCGTCGACGTCCTCATGGGCGCCGGCCTGGTGTGCCGCTCGTGGCTCGAGGCGGCGAAGCTGCCAGAAGTGTGGCGGGCCGTGGACATGGACAAGCACGAGGTCGTGTTCACGAAGTGTAACGTTGTCCTGCGCGCAATGGCGAAGGCGGCCGTCGACCGTGCCGACGGGCAGCTTCGGTCGTTCGCCGGCAAGCTGTTTGTCACCAATGAGCTCATCAAGTATATCGTGGAAAG ATCACCCTCGCTGACTAGCCTTCGTCTCGTTTCCTGCCATGTCCACTACCTCGCCAGTGTTATGCAAGAGTCGCCTCCGATGGAGCTGCGTTCCCTTGAGCTCGACGACACTTACCTCACCGTTAAAGACCTGACGTCTGTCGTCGAGAGCTGCCCTCTCCTAGAGGTTCTTCGGGTGCGCAACTGCGTTCAGGTCTATAAGAAAGACGAGCAGGCCCTGCGAGCGAAATTCGCTAGGATTAAGACCCTAAAGATTGAGCGTGATGGCGCTACAGTTAGTATCCATAATTGA